The Polyangium aurulentum genomic interval CGTCGTCGGGCATGCTGATGCCCTCGAGCGCGGCCTTGTTGCGAACGATGGCGACGCGCGTCTCCAGCTCGGGGACCTGGATGTCGGCGACGAGGCCCCAGGAGAAGCGCGAGACGAGGCGCTCTTCCATGCGCTCGAGGTTCTGGGGGTACTTGTCGCTCGTGACGACGATTTGCCGGTCCTGGCCGTGGAGCGCGTTGAAGGTGTGAAAGAACTCTTCTTGCGTCTGTTCGCGGCCGGCGAGGAACTGGATGTCGTCGACGAGGAGCACGTCGCAGCTGCCGCGGTACTTGGCGCGGAACTCGTCCATCCGGTGGTGCTGGATGGCGGTGATGAACTCGTTCGTGAAGCGCTCGGCGGAGACGTAGATGATGCGGGCGCTCGGGCGTTCTTCGTGCACGCGGAGGGCGATGGCGTGCATCAGGTGGGTCTTGCCGAGGCCGGTGCCGCCGCAGATGAAGAGCGGGTTGTAGCGGCGTCCGCCTCCGCCGGCGGCGGCGATGGCGGCGGCGTGGGCGAGCTGGTTCGAGGGGCCGACGACGAAGGTCGCGAAGGAGTGCTTCGGGTTGATGTCGTCGGGCGGGGTGGCGGGTTTGCGGGGTGCGGGCGCCGGGGGAGGGGGCGCGGGCACGGGGGTGGGGGGTGTGGTCGAGGGGCGCACGACGAGCGCGCGGGGGCGGACGGGCGCCATTTGGGGGGTGGAGCCGATGGGGGCGGCGAGG includes:
- the dnaA gene encoding chromosomal replication initiator protein DnaA — encoded protein: MTIPKDDARQIFERAIEHTRGLSPATFDQWFGGVQFDDLTDGVLTLRVQNEFVMEWVKTNFLPTITDKIRELTGWSVQVAWTVDQHLAAPIGSTPQMAPVRPRALVVRPSTTPPTPVPAPPPPAPAPRKPATPPDDINPKHSFATFVVGPSNQLAHAAAIAAAGGGGRRYNPLFICGGTGLGKTHLMHAIALRVHEERPSARIIYVSAERFTNEFITAIQHHRMDEFRAKYRGSCDVLLVDDIQFLAGREQTQEEFFHTFNALHGQDRQIVVTSDKYPQNLERMEERLVSRFSWGLVADIQVPELETRVAIVRNKAALEGISMPDDVALYLAQTIRSNVRELEGTLIRLAAKSSLTGRPVDLAFARSEITAATPRAQTMSVEDIQRAVCHHFHLRSIDLTSKDRHKSVAFARHVAMYLCKQRLKVSFPEIGRAFGNRDHTTVMSAVRKIEAQRDTDPQVRAHLEALERKLAGDGGQ